The Psychrobacillus sp. FSL K6-2836 nucleotide sequence ATTTACGCACACGATTACGCTCATAATTTGGATCAGGAAGCGGTATAGCAGATAATAATGACTGTGTATATGGATGCATAGGATTATTGTATAAATCTTCTGCTGGGGCTAGTTCTACTAGCTTACCAAAATACATTACACCTATACGATCGGAAATGTATTTAACCATCGATAAATCATGGGCAATAAACAAGTAAGTTAATCCTTTTTCTTCCTGTAACTCTTTTAATAGGTTAACTACTTGTGCTTGAATAGAAACATCTAATGCGGAGATCGGCTCATCAGCAATGATGAATTCTGGGTTAACTGCTAATGCTCTCGCAATACCTAGACGTTGACGTTGGCCACCAGAAAACTCATGTGCATATCGATCTGCATGCTCACGATTCAAACCTACCGTTTCTAATAATTCAACCACACGTTCTTTACGTTCTTTTGGGTTTTTCACAAGTCCATGAATATCAAGACCTTCTGCAATGATATCCAGTACTTTCATACGTGGATTCAAAGATGCATATGGATCTTGGAAAATCATTTGCATTTTACGGTTAAATGTTTTTAAATCTTTTTTAGATTTTTTATCATGTACATCTATACCATCATAAATAACTTGTCCATCTGTTGCATCGTAAAGACGGATAATTGTACGACCTGTTGTAGATTTACCACAACCCGATTCTCCAACTAGTCCAAGTGTTTCCCCTTTATAAATATCAAAGCTGATATCGTCAACAGCGCGAACTTCATTAGGCTTACCTTGATTGAAATACTGTTTAAGATTTTTAATTTCTAATAATTTTTCAGCCATCAGTAAGTACCTCCTTCCGTTCCTTCATAATAACGACTGCCAGGGAATTTTTTCATGCGCTCTACAATTGCTAGCGGTGGTTCTACTTCTGGCGCATCTGGATGTAACAACCATGTTGCTGCAGAGTGAGTGTCACTTACCTTAAAGAACGGCGGTGCTTCCTCTAAATCTATTTTCAATGCATAATCACTACGTAGAGCAAATGCATCTCCTTTTGGAGGATACAATAAATCAGGAGGAGTTCCTGGAATTGCATATAATTTTTCTTCTGCTGTATCTAATGATGGCATTGAGCTTAGTAAGCCCCATGTATATGGATGTTGCGGATTGTAGAATATTTCATCTACTGTCCCAATCTCCACAATTTTACCACCATACATTACTGCCACTCTATCTGCAACATTAGCAACAACCCCAAGGTCATGTGTAATGAAAATGATAGATGTATCTATTTTCTTTTGTAGGTCCTTCATTAATTCTAAAATTTGTGCTTGTATTGTTACATCTAACGCAGTAGTAGGCTCATCCGCGATAAGAATCTGTGGATTACATGCCAATGCAATAGCGATTACAATACGTTGACGTTGACCACCAGAGAATTGGTGAGGATATTGTTTAATACGAGCTTCTGGTTTAGGCATACCTACTAAACGTAAAAGATCAACTGCCACTTTACGTGCTTCTGATTTACTAACTTTCTGGTGCTTTAAAATCGGTTCCATGATTTGGTTCCCAATTGTCATCGTTGGATTTAAAGAAGTCATTGGATCTTGGAAAATCATCGATATATCTTTCCCACGAATCTTTTGCATCTCTTTATCCGATAGCTTAGTCAAATCTTTTCCGTTAAATAATATTTGACCATTTTTAAATTCTGAACTTGATTCAGGCAATAAACGCATAATTGCCTTCGTTGTAACTGACTTACCAGAACCAGACTCTCCAACAATTGCAAGTGTTTCTCCTTTTTTTAAGTCGAAGTTAACACCACGAATGGCTTTTACTTCACCAGCAAATGTATGGAAGGAAAGCTCTAGGTCATTAACTTCTAATATGTTTTCCATTATGCTTTCCCCCTATTAGTCTTTCATTTTTGGATCAAGTGCGTCACGTAATCCATCACCAAGTAAGTTGAATGCAATCATTAGTAAACTAATAATAATAGATGGGAACAAGAGAATATGTGGTTGGAATTGAACCAATTTGTACCCGTCATTAATAAGAGTCCCTAAAGATGCGTCAGGTGGTTGTAAACCTAAACCAATGAAGCTTAAAAATGCTTCAAAGAAAATTGCAGTTGGAATAGTGAACATTGTATTAATAATAATAATACCTAAAATATTAGGTAAAATATGTTTTGTAATAATTCGACTATTTGTTGCACCTAATGTACGTGAAGCTAATACAAATTCTTGGTTTTTGAATTTTAATACTTGGCCACGTACAATACGGGACATTCCAATCCATCCAGTAATGGTAATTGCGATAATAATCGCGGTAATACCTGGATCCATAAAGCTAAGCATGAGTATAACTATTACAAGTGTTGGTATACCATATAGAATCTCTACAATACGTTGCATAATATCATCGGCACGACCGCCATAGTAACCAGAGATTCCACCGTAAGCAACTCCGATAACCATATCGATTATAGCTGCCACGAAAGCGATGAGTAAAGAGATTTGTGTACCTTCCCAAACTCGTGAGAACATGTCGCGGCCTAAACCGTCTGTACCAAACCAATAATACGTATCTACTTTTTTCATTTCATATAAGTCTACTTCTTTACCAGCTAGAGTACCAACACCATCCATTATTCCAAGCTTTTCAATACCGGGAACCTTTGGAGGTAAATTAGCATGAGTGATTGTTTGTGTCTCCGCATCATGCGGGCTAATCATTGGTCCGACAAAGGCCATAATGATAATGAAAGCCAAAATGAACATACTCACTATCGCGGCTTTATTTTTACGAATTCGAAGCCAAGCATCCTGCCAGAAACTTAAACTTGGTTTTGCAATACGCTCCGCATGACTAGCATCTAATTCAATTCTTTCAAATGAATCTGCAGGTGGTTTTTGTAAGTCGTGTTTCATTAATCTTTACCTCCTGACAAACGAATACGTGGATCGATGATACCATAAAGTACATCTACTAAGAATATTACGACAATTAAGAATGCAGAGAAGAATAATGTTGTTCCCATAATGATAGAGAAGTCATTAGACATAATGGATTTAACAAATTGCTCTCCAATACCTGGTATTGCAAAGATTTTTTCAATAACAAGAGATCCTGTTAATAATCCAGCTGCTAGTGGTCCTAAAACAGTAACTAGTGGGATTAATGCATTTCGGAAAGCATGCTTAAATGCTACTTCGAAACCATTGGCTCCTTTAGACTTTGCCAAAGTAATATAATCTGAACTTAAAACTTCAATCATTTCCGTACGTATAAATCGAGAAGCCGTTGCAAGTGGTCCCATTGCTAAAGCAATAGATGGGAGTACGCTGGACATCCAGCCATCCTTCCACAAACCGACAGGGAATATTTTCCATTCAACAGCCAACCAATATTGAAGAAAAGTGGCAAAAACGAAAGATGGAATAGAAATACCGATGATAGCCACAAATGTACTACCGTAATCCCAAATAGTATTTTGTCTTAGTGCTGCAATCATACCTAATAGTATTCCTAACGCTACACCAAGCACTAAACCTTGAGTTCCAAGTAACATAGATGGTCCTAAACGATCTATGATTAAATCTGTTACGCTAGCATTCTTAAATTGAAATGAGTTACCTAAGTCGCCTTGCGCCAAATTCAACATGTACTTCGCGTATTGTACTGGAATCGGTTGATCTAGTCCATATTTCGCTTCAACTACCGCAAGTTGTGTAGGGGATAGTTTTGAAGCAGAGCTAATCGGGGATCCTGGAAGCGCCTTCATTAAGAAAAATGTTGCCGTCGCAATCAGGAAAAATGTTATAAACATATAAAAAACACGACGAGTAATGTATTTTGCCATCTTTGCACCTCCTACAAAAATATTTTTTAAGATTAATATGTTACTAATATATATAAACAGATAACAAGGGTAATTGTCAAAATCAAATTATTAATATTAAATATTTTGTGAATTCAGATTCATTTAAAAAGAGAGTACATGATCCATTTGGATACCATATACTCTCTAACTATGAGATTTTAAATCTTTTTAACTATCTTACTTACCTTCGATATAAGCCCATTTATAGCTGTAATCTCCACCGAATGGATGAGCAATTACACCTTTAACATAAGGTTTTTGAAGGAACATTAATCCACGTTGGTAGATTGGTCCAACTGCGAAATCTTGGTCAACGATCATTTTTTCGGCTTTAGCCATTGCTTCCCAACGAGCTGGAATGTCTTGAGCTAAAGAACCATTAATATCTTGTAACAATTGATCGTACTCAGGATTTGAGTATGACATTTGGTTGTTACCACCGTCAGTTTCCCATAGGCTTAAGAATGTGAATGGATCTTGGTAATCTGGTCCCCATCCTGCAACTTGAATGTCATAGTCTTGGTTTGTATCAAGATCTAAACGAACATTAAATGGAACTTCTTTAAGAGTAATAGTTAAACCAGGTAAGTTACCTTCTAATTGAGCTTTGAAGTATTCATCCATTTTTTTAGAAAGTTCAGTGTCTCCACCAAGAATTTCTATAGAAAGTTCAGTAACACCTAGCTCTGCTAAACCTTTTTCCCATGCAGCTTTTGCTTCATCTACATTGAACACAGCCATGTCTCCGTTAGCGTCACGGAAGTCATTTCCATCTTCATCAAAAACGAAATCTTTTGGAATGAATGAATATGCAGCTGTAGAACCATTTGCTAATACTACAGAAGCTAAATCTTCTTTGTTGAATGCTTTAGAAATTGCTTCACGAATATTTACGTTAGCAAGTGGAGTTTTTTCTCCAAGACGTTCTTGATTATATTTGAAATAGAATACTGAAGTTTCTAATTCAGTTAATAATTCTGGATCAGCAGCATATTGCATTGCATATTCTCCTGATAGTCCAGCACGATCTTTTTCACCATTTGTATATAAGTTTACTGCAGTTGCAGTTTCTTTTACTACATCATAGTTAATTTCAGTAAGTTTTACAGTTTCTTTATCCCAGTACTGCTCATTTTTAAGTAGTTGCCAAGATAAACCTGTACCGTCCCAGTTAGCTAAAGTAAATGGTCCGTTGTATAAAAGTGATTCAGAATTTTTCGCGTAGTTTTCACCTTGCGCTGTAACGAATTCTTCTTTTTGTGGTAAGAATGTTCCAAATGACATAAGTGATAGGAAGTAAGGAATTGGTTTTTCAAGCGTTACTTCTAATGTTTTTTCGTCAAGCGCTTTAATACCTAATTCAGTGTATTCAGCTTCACCATTAGAAATTGCTGTTGCATTTTTGATAACGCCAGACATCATGTATGGACCGTATTCAGATGCAGTATCTGGGTTCATAGCACGTTTCCAAGCAAATTCAAAGTCATTTGCAGTTACTGGAGTACCATCAGACCAGTTAGAATCACGTAAAGTGAATGTATAAACTAATCCATCTTCAGAAACTTTTGGTTCACCATCAGAAAGTGCTGGAACAGCAATATTTTCTTGACTCAAACGGTATAAACCTTCGTTTACGTTGTTAAGTAGATCAAAACCAACTGCATCAGTTACTAGAGCTGAGTCCATTGTTGGAATTTCTGCAGTCATGATCAGGTTAAGAACTTGATCTTCGTCTGCTACTTCTTCTGTTTCTTCTGTTGTACCTTCTTTTTCGTCTGTGTCTGTAGTTGTTTCTTTACCTTCATCATCGCCACCACAAGCAGCTAGGAATAAAGCAACAACTAACAGTAGGCTTAAAAGCCATACAAGCTTGCTATTCTTCAAAAAAATAACCTCCTTAAATATTCAGAAAAATTCATTACAATATTTATTATACATTTTCTTTTACGCTTGTACAGGTTTTTTTTAAATATTTTTACAATAGTGTAACAAAATCATTACATTGTCCTAACAATTGTGAATGTTTGGAAACAAAATTGCTTTTTTTTGTTAAATTAATTAATCAATATTTTGCATATTTTCTGTGTCTATTTTATAATTTACAATTGATAGAGGTGAAATATGAAAAATAGATTAATTTACTTTCTTGGCTGTCAGATAGTTATTTTTGTACTAATGCTTTTAGTTTATAAAAATATCCAACTCGTACCTTACATAAACATGTCCTTTTTTGTTGGCGGAACAGTCACGTTTGTTGGTTTGATGACATATGTCGTTTCAGGTGGTTTTTTTGACTTTTTTACTGAAAGTACACGTAAAGTATTTACGCCTAAACATATGAAAAAAGAGGCAGAAAAGATGCGATTACCGTCTGAAATATTTTCTTTTCCACATAAACCGATTATTGCATTAGGGCTATCCAATTTATTTTGTATGTGTATTGCTTTGTTCATCTATTATAGTTACTAAGAGTACTTGATTTTTGTGTTTCTTCTATATATAATAATCAAAACTAAATAACTTGAGCTTTGATGAAGATAAGTACATTTACTATCGTATGTTAAGAGAGTCTGTGGCGCTGTAAACAGATCATACTGTAAATGGAATGGGCTTCTGAGCAGTATATGTGAAAGTGAGTAGCGTATACCGTCCCCTTCCCGTTACGAAGAAGAGTGGCTAATTATTTTTAGCAAGCTGGGTGGTACCACGGATTTAACATCATTCGTCCCTTTTATAGGGATGCATGATGTTTTTTTATATTCTCAATAGGAAAAGGAGATACGAAAAATGAAGAAAATTTTTTCAGGCGTACAACCAACAGG carries:
- a CDS encoding ABC transporter ATP-binding protein; translated protein: MAEKLLEIKNLKQYFNQGKPNEVRAVDDISFDIYKGETLGLVGESGCGKSTTGRTIIRLYDATDGQVIYDGIDVHDKKSKKDLKTFNRKMQMIFQDPYASLNPRMKVLDIIAEGLDIHGLVKNPKERKERVVELLETVGLNREHADRYAHEFSGGQRQRLGIARALAVNPEFIIADEPISALDVSIQAQVVNLLKELQEEKGLTYLFIAHDLSMVKYISDRIGVMYFGKLVELAPAEDLYNNPMHPYTQSLLSAIPLPDPNYERNRVRKSYDPASHNYQDGEEIAMREVTPGHFVYCSAKELATLQAISNS
- a CDS encoding ABC transporter ATP-binding protein, with product MENILEVNDLELSFHTFAGEVKAIRGVNFDLKKGETLAIVGESGSGKSVTTKAIMRLLPESSSEFKNGQILFNGKDLTKLSDKEMQKIRGKDISMIFQDPMTSLNPTMTIGNQIMEPILKHQKVSKSEARKVAVDLLRLVGMPKPEARIKQYPHQFSGGQRQRIVIAIALACNPQILIADEPTTALDVTIQAQILELMKDLQKKIDTSIIFITHDLGVVANVADRVAVMYGGKIVEIGTVDEIFYNPQHPYTWGLLSSMPSLDTAEEKLYAIPGTPPDLLYPPKGDAFALRSDYALKIDLEEAPPFFKVSDTHSAATWLLHPDAPEVEPPLAIVERMKKFPGSRYYEGTEGGTY
- the opp3C gene encoding oligopeptide ABC transporter permease, producing the protein MKHDLQKPPADSFERIELDASHAERIAKPSLSFWQDAWLRIRKNKAAIVSMFILAFIIIMAFVGPMISPHDAETQTITHANLPPKVPGIEKLGIMDGVGTLAGKEVDLYEMKKVDTYYWFGTDGLGRDMFSRVWEGTQISLLIAFVAAIIDMVIGVAYGGISGYYGGRADDIMQRIVEILYGIPTLVIVILMLSFMDPGITAIIIAITITGWIGMSRIVRGQVLKFKNQEFVLASRTLGATNSRIITKHILPNILGIIIINTMFTIPTAIFFEAFLSFIGLGLQPPDASLGTLINDGYKLVQFQPHILLFPSIIISLLMIAFNLLGDGLRDALDPKMKD
- the opp3b gene encoding oligopeptide ABC transporter permease; this encodes MAKYITRRVFYMFITFFLIATATFFLMKALPGSPISSASKLSPTQLAVVEAKYGLDQPIPVQYAKYMLNLAQGDLGNSFQFKNASVTDLIIDRLGPSMLLGTQGLVLGVALGILLGMIAALRQNTIWDYGSTFVAIIGISIPSFVFATFLQYWLAVEWKIFPVGLWKDGWMSSVLPSIALAMGPLATASRFIRTEMIEVLSSDYITLAKSKGANGFEVAFKHAFRNALIPLVTVLGPLAAGLLTGSLVIEKIFAIPGIGEQFVKSIMSNDFSIIMGTTLFFSAFLIVVIFLVDVLYGIIDPRIRLSGGKD
- a CDS encoding peptide ABC transporter substrate-binding protein, whose amino-acid sequence is MKNSKLVWLLSLLLVVALFLAACGGDDEGKETTTDTDEKEGTTEETEEVADEDQVLNLIMTAEIPTMDSALVTDAVGFDLLNNVNEGLYRLSQENIAVPALSDGEPKVSEDGLVYTFTLRDSNWSDGTPVTANDFEFAWKRAMNPDTASEYGPYMMSGVIKNATAISNGEAEYTELGIKALDEKTLEVTLEKPIPYFLSLMSFGTFLPQKEEFVTAQGENYAKNSESLLYNGPFTLANWDGTGLSWQLLKNEQYWDKETVKLTEINYDVVKETATAVNLYTNGEKDRAGLSGEYAMQYAADPELLTELETSVFYFKYNQERLGEKTPLANVNIREAISKAFNKEDLASVVLANGSTAAYSFIPKDFVFDEDGNDFRDANGDMAVFNVDEAKAAWEKGLAELGVTELSIEILGGDTELSKKMDEYFKAQLEGNLPGLTITLKEVPFNVRLDLDTNQDYDIQVAGWGPDYQDPFTFLSLWETDGGNNQMSYSNPEYDQLLQDINGSLAQDIPARWEAMAKAEKMIVDQDFAVGPIYQRGLMFLQKPYVKGVIAHPFGGDYSYKWAYIEGK
- a CDS encoding DUF3899 domain-containing protein, whose amino-acid sequence is MKNRLIYFLGCQIVIFVLMLLVYKNIQLVPYINMSFFVGGTVTFVGLMTYVVSGGFFDFFTESTRKVFTPKHMKKEAEKMRLPSEIFSFPHKPIIALGLSNLFCMCIALFIYYSY